From Streptomyces fungicidicus, one genomic window encodes:
- a CDS encoding restriction endonuclease, translating into MAQRGSGRGNDYQRQQQALRRAQEQRARQAERERKAAETASKRQERERKAAYQDQQAEQARVRTIGVEHEVEQLGQLLRDALVGDPPTTFERRRRTHTPRKLDERPWSRPEPAPRWEEFAPPEPGGLAAVLGLGRKRYEAEVAEARVRFGEAQNRHRRAEEKRLATLERKRAEHRQAEAQALEEVATFNAKLDEEREAYKAGEPAAVEAHLGAVLDASVYPVGFPHEHRIAFRPATGDVLVEIHLPPEAIVPTARGYRYVKNRDETTVLPRPEKERKEIYASVLAQVALRTVHEVLTSDPDRIVNGVILNGHVKTIDRATGQEVSPCLVTLSASREQFGKLRLSQVDPAQCLRGLNALVSPNPYDLEPIRPIVEFDLSKYRLMDSMDVVAGLDSRPVLVKLTPTEFEHLIRQLFEAIGMEAWNTQASKDEGVDAVAVSKDPVFNGECIIQAKRYSKLVGVESVQALAGVVEHKRAAKGVLITTSWFGRASHDFARQHGRLQLIEGPELKYLIKEHLGKDVIPGPVPPKRRPSR; encoded by the coding sequence GTGGCGCAACGGGGCAGCGGCCGAGGCAACGACTATCAGCGGCAGCAGCAAGCTTTACGACGTGCCCAGGAGCAACGGGCGCGACAAGCGGAGCGGGAACGTAAGGCCGCCGAGACAGCCAGCAAGCGGCAGGAACGCGAGCGGAAGGCCGCGTATCAGGACCAGCAGGCCGAGCAGGCACGGGTTCGCACGATCGGGGTCGAGCACGAGGTCGAGCAGCTTGGACAGTTGCTCCGTGACGCGCTGGTGGGGGATCCGCCGACGACCTTTGAGCGCCGGCGGAGGACTCACACGCCGAGGAAGTTGGACGAGCGTCCTTGGTCTCGTCCGGAGCCTGCCCCGCGATGGGAGGAGTTCGCACCACCGGAACCCGGTGGCCTGGCTGCTGTCCTTGGTCTTGGCAGGAAGCGCTATGAGGCTGAGGTTGCAGAGGCGCGTGTGCGGTTCGGCGAGGCACAGAATCGCCACCGGAGGGCCGAAGAGAAGCGGCTGGCAACGCTGGAGCGGAAGCGTGCCGAGCACCGCCAGGCCGAAGCGCAAGCCCTTGAGGAGGTGGCGACCTTCAACGCAAAGTTGGATGAGGAGCGCGAGGCGTACAAGGCCGGGGAGCCCGCGGCGGTCGAGGCTCATCTAGGGGCCGTTCTGGATGCGTCGGTGTACCCAGTGGGCTTCCCGCACGAGCATCGAATCGCCTTTCGACCTGCCACCGGTGACGTACTCGTTGAGATCCACTTGCCGCCTGAAGCGATCGTTCCAACCGCGCGGGGCTACCGGTACGTGAAGAACCGAGACGAGACGACCGTCCTGCCTCGTCCGGAGAAGGAACGCAAGGAGATCTACGCCTCCGTCCTGGCACAAGTCGCCCTGAGGACAGTCCACGAGGTCCTGACGAGCGATCCAGACCGGATCGTCAATGGCGTGATCCTGAACGGCCATGTGAAAACCATCGACCGGGCCACCGGTCAGGAGGTCTCACCCTGCCTAGTGACACTCAGCGCCAGCAGGGAGCAGTTCGGGAAGCTCCGGCTCAGCCAGGTTGATCCAGCGCAGTGCCTCAGGGGACTCAACGCCCTGGTATCGCCCAACCCCTACGATCTCGAACCGATCCGCCCCATCGTCGAGTTCGACCTATCGAAATACCGGCTCATGGACAGCATGGATGTAGTCGCTGGCCTAGACAGCAGGCCCGTGCTGGTGAAGCTGACGCCCACCGAGTTCGAGCACCTGATTCGCCAACTGTTCGAGGCGATCGGCATGGAGGCCTGGAACACCCAGGCCTCCAAAGACGAGGGCGTTGACGCGGTTGCCGTCAGCAAGGACCCCGTCTTCAACGGTGAGTGCATCATTCAGGCGAAGCGCTACAGCAAGCTCGTGGGTGTTGAGTCCGTCCAGGCGCTCGCCGGAGTGGTCGAGCACAAGCGTGCCGCCAAGGGGGTCCTGATCACCACATCCTGGTTCGGCAGGGCCAGCCACGACTTTGCCCGCCAACATGGACGGCTTCAGCTCATCGAAGGGCCAGAACTCAAGTACCTGATCAAGGAACACCTTGGCAAGGATGTGATCCCGGGCCCAGTCCCCCCGAAGAGGCGCCCCTCGCGCTGA
- a CDS encoding DUF5958 family protein, whose protein sequence is MILNELAQGLRPTADGVEWFEGLLEDDQRKVLHALVLFCGQARACEEDVPESITRSGIRPTHTPAVMLTKWRFGMEALPAYELTKSFRLLVALFSIADTRRRTLHCADGCGHAWHNLPDPPDDAT, encoded by the coding sequence GTGATCCTGAACGAACTCGCACAGGGGCTCAGACCGACGGCCGACGGCGTTGAGTGGTTCGAGGGCCTCTTAGAAGACGACCAACGCAAGGTCCTGCACGCGCTGGTGCTGTTCTGCGGGCAGGCCCGTGCCTGCGAGGAGGACGTACCGGAGAGCATCACGCGTTCCGGCATCCGCCCCACTCACACGCCGGCGGTGATGCTCACGAAGTGGCGCTTCGGAATGGAAGCACTTCCGGCCTACGAACTCACCAAGTCCTTCCGCCTGCTCGTCGCCCTCTTCAGCATCGCCGACACCCGCAGGCGAACACTGCACTGTGCCGACGGATGCGGTCACGCCTGGCACAACCTGCCGGATCCGCCAGACGACGCAACCTGA